The DNA window TCCGAAGCTAATTGGTGAGGCGGTAGAGGCAGTTCGAAAAGAGCGGAAGGCATAAATGGTAGGGCCCGCTTAGCGGGCCCTTTGCGGGGAATGAACCCCGTGGCGCTTCTTCGCATGGTACGGGGCGGGTGGCCCCGTTTCGGTTGCTTGGAATACTGCGTCAAATTGTCAAATTCAATTAAATTAAAAACTGATCAAGTTAACTGAGATAGGCCAACACTGCTATTAAGTGGCAGTTACGTTGGCTAACCTGTGGATGCCGGAGACGCCGGTCATGCCCTCCCAGTTATCTGTGCGGCCTTCTCGCCACCCGTTCAACCATTCTTGGCGCGCTTCTGGTTGATCTATTGGGCAGCTGTCTTTGGATTTTCCGGACACGCCAGCGAGGTATCCCCGCTTGAATGCACGAGCGTAAACGTCTCTTTTCTGTCTTTTCATGCCGTTCCTCACTATGGATTAACAGAACAAGCGTGTACACATCTGCGATGACCATGGCTTGAGGAGCCCATCCGGGACAACCCACTATTGCCAGCTCCGGTCAGAGCAGTCAGGATCCTGTTAATGGAAGCGTTAATTGTTGCTTCCATAGCGACGCGTCAAGTACAAGGTAAGACGAACCTTGCTGAGAAGTACACTAATGAT is part of the Marinobacter sp. JH2 genome and encodes:
- the rmf gene encoding ribosome modulation factor, producing the protein MKRQKRDVYARAFKRGYLAGVSGKSKDSCPIDQPEARQEWLNGWREGRTDNWEGMTGVSGIHRLANVTAT